The Schistocerca nitens isolate TAMUIC-IGC-003100 chromosome 8, iqSchNite1.1, whole genome shotgun sequence genome includes the window agacagcgtggtcatcggtctcatcggattagggaaggatggggaaggaagtcggccgtgccctttcagaggaaccatcccggcatttgcctggagtgatttagggaaatcacggaaaacctaaatcaggatggccggacgcgggattgaaccgtcgtcctcccgaatgcgagtccataggacatatttaaaaacaaCTGTTGACGAATGGAATCAGGTGTCTTGTAGCGTATCACTTACCAGGAAATGAAAGCAAGCCGAAAAGAAGGGATTCCATGCTATGCACAAACGCTTCTGGAAAAAAAAGACATTGTTTAGAGGTAAGAAATTTTAACTTCTATCTCAGTGTTATAATAGTTCTCTACTTTTTATAAAGGCAAGTGAGAAATATTCATTATATTTTtatcaaactaaaaattttgtgggCGCAGCATGTTTGTGGTTGCTCCAGCACTGGCACATCCACGTAGTCGGCGCATATGCTGTACAATCGTTACACTGGGGCAGTAGGTACTGTGTGTTTACGTGGCCCAATTGTAGCATGCCTAGCGATATGAAAGGCATGTCCATGGGTGAGGTTTGGAAATTGGTGGTGTTAGTGTAAGGTGGTTCAATTTGCAGGCTGTACGGGATGGATTATAATAACATTTTTCGAGtaaatgaattaattttttaaattaatattgatCCCAACATAAAGACATTCATCGCAATTAACATGTAGCAATGTATTGTTTCACAAAATAGAAGCATGACATAAATGTTATGAATTAATTCATGTATTTGAAACATTATGTCGTAACTGTTTGGATATTCTTAGTTTCTCAGTACTTTCCATTCGAGACACTTTCCCTTTGCCAAGGAACCATTCCTGCAGTGCTAAAGTATGTAGTGAAGTTCTGTCGAATTGTGAAAGCTTTCTGTGAACTTCGTGTTACATTTGATTGTAATCCTCCATAGTGTCGTCTCCACTTATTTCAGCTTTAGACGTAATAAAATAGTTGTGCAACACACAAGCTGCCTTCACAACACTAAtaacactgttgttgttgatgttgttgttgtcttcagtcctgagactggtttcatgcagctctccatgctactctatcctgtgcaagcttcttcatctcccagtatctactgcaacctacatccttctgaatctgcttagtgtattcatctcttggtctccctcttagatttttaccctccacgctgccctccagtactaaattggtgatcccttgatgcctcagaacatgtcctaccaaccgatcccttcttctagtcaagttgtgccacaaactcctcttctccccaattctattcaatacctcctcattagttatgtgatctacctatctaatcttcagcattcttctgtagcacgacatttcgaaagcttctattctcttcttgtctaaactatttatcgtccatgtttcacttccatacatggctacactccatacaaatactttcagaaacgacttcctgacacttaaatcaatactcaatgttaacaaatttctcttcttcagaaacgctttccttgccattgccagtctacattttatattttctctacttcgaccatcatcagttattttgctccccaaatagcaaaactccttcactactttaagtgtctcatttcctaatctaattccctcagcatcacccgacttaattcgactacatttcattatcctcgttttgcttttgttgacgttctcctttcaagatactgtccattccgttcagctgctcttccaagtcctttgctgtctctgacagaattacaatgtcatcggcgaacctcaaagttcttatttcttctccctggattttaatacctactccgaagttttcttttgtttctttattgcttgctcaatattcagattgaatagcatcggggagaggctacaaccctgtctcactcccttcccaaccactgcttccctttcatgtccctcaactcttataacttccatcagctttctatacaaattgtaaatagcctttcgctccctgtattttacccctgccaccttcagaatttggaagagagtattccagtcaacattgtcaaaagctttctctaagtctacaaatgctaaaaacgtaggtttgcctttccttaatctttcttctaagataagtcgtagggtcagtattgcctcacgtgttccaacatttctacggagtccaaactgatcttccccgaggtcagcttctaccagttttttctttcgtctgtaaagaattcgtgttagtatattgcagctgtgacttattaaactgatagttcggtaattttcacatctgtcaacatctgctttccttgggattggaattattatattcttcttgaagtctgagggtatttcgcctgtctcatacatcttgctcaccagatggtagaattttgtcaggaatggctctcccaaggccgtcagtagttctgatggaatgttgtctattcctggggccttgtttcgactcaggtcttgcagtgctctgtcaaactcttcaagcagtataatatctcccatttcatcttcatgtaaatcctcttccatttccattatattgtccttaagtacatcgcccttgtatagatcctctatatactccttccacctttctgctttcccctctttgattagaactgggtttccatctgagctcttgatattcatgcaagtggttctcttttctccaaaggtctctttaattttcctgtaggcagtatctatctcacccctcgtgagataagcctctacctccttacatttgtcctctagccatccctgcttagccattttgcacttcctgtcgatcttatttttgagacgtttgtattcctttttgcctgcttcatttactgcatttttgtattttctcctttcataaattaaattcagtatctcttctgttacccaaggatttctactagccctcgtctttttacctgcttgatcctctgctgccttcactacttcatccctgagagctacccattcttcttctactgtatttctatcccccattcctgtcaatcgttccctaatgctctccctgaaactctgtacaacctctggtttagtcagtttatccaggtcccatctccttaaattcccaccttttggcaggttcttcagttttaatctacagttcataaccaatagattgtggtcagagtccacatctgcccctagaaatgtcttacagtttaaaatctggctcctaaatctctgtcttaccattatataatctatctgaaaccttccagtagctccaggcctcttccatgtatacaaccttctttcatgagtgttgaaccaactgttagctgtgattaagttatgctctgagcaaaattctaccagacggcttcctctttcatttcgtagccccaatccatactcacctactacgtctccttctcttccttttcctactgttgaattccagtcacccatgactattaaattttcgtctcccttcactacctgaataaattcttttatctcatcatacatttcaacaatttcttcatcatctgcagagctagttggcatataaacttgtactactgtagtaggtgtgggcttcatgtctatcttggccacaataatgcgttcactatgctgtttgtagtagcttaccagtactcctatttttttaatcattattaaacctactcctgcattacccttatttgattttgtatttataaccctgtattcacctgaccaaaagtcttgttcctcctgccaccgaacttcactaattcccactatatctaactttaacctatccatttccctttttaaattttctaacctacctgcccgattaagggctctgacattccacgctccaatccgcagaacgccagttttctttctcctgataacgacgtcctcatgagcagtccacgcccggagatccgaatgggggactattttacctccagaatattttacccaagagaacgccatcatcatttaaccatacagtaaagcatcatgccctcgggaaaaattacggctgtagtttcccctcgctttcagccgttcgcagtaccacagcagcaaggccgttttggtaaatgttacaaggccaggtcagtcaatcatccagactgttgcccctgcaactactgaaaaggctgctgcccctcttcagaaccacgcatttgtttggcctctcaacagatacccctccgttgtggttgcaccttcagtacggctatctgtatcgttgaggcatgcaagcctccccaccaacggcaaggtccatggttcatagggggactGAAAACACTATGTACTTTAATTTCAAATGGTGTTCGAAAAACTCGAAAACGCGAAACAAGTATACCAAAACCGCACTCTGCCGTCTGGCGTGCTCTTGACAGTCTATAGTTGAACACTTTGTTTTCATAATGGTCAGTGACGCTTCGTTTTGGATAAGGTCGCATCAAATTCTCACATAAAGGGAATGCGTCATCGCCTACAAATACGAATGGCATTGCCTCCTGTATTGGAGGTAGTGCTGCAGGTGACGGAAGCTGTAAAGTGTGTTTCATCATTCTTTTCACCAAAACGCTTGTATTGAAAATGCTTCCATCACTGAACCTCCCTTGTGACCCAACATCAATAGTAATGAATTTATTCTCGTAGTCTACGGTAGACATTAGCACGATGGAGAAAGTGTATTTATAATTGAAATAGGGGGATGCAGTTTTACCAGGTTTTCTTATTACAACATGTTTCCCATCAATGGCGCCAATGCAGTCTGGGAATTGCCATCTTCGTTGGAAACCAGCTGCGATTGATTCCCACTGTTCTTTTGTGGGTTCTGGCATAAATATTGGTTGCATTAGTTTCCATACAGCTTGAGATACATCCGATACGATGTTAGCGACCGTTCTTTCTCCCATTCTGTAGCTGTATGCACATTCTGTAGCTGTATGCAATAGTTCTGTATCTGTTTCCTGTCGCCAAATACCtagaacataaaagaaaaaaattaaaaagggagtGATAGATTTGTAgctgtatttgttttattttttaattaaaaagtgaATAATTGACATAGCGAGATGCTCTTTTGACATCGTTGTTGCAGGTGTTGAAGCGAAAGCGTTGTGGGAGAAATTGAGACATTCGCTGAGAGATGCTCTCAGAAGACAGCAAAAATCCATGAAAAGTGGGGCACCAGCTGAATCGCTTAAAGAATGGAAATTTCAAAAGCAGATGGGATTTCTACAACCATATATGGCCAGTAAAACACGAAAAGGGAACCTAAACGAATACACTGATGATAATGAAACCACATCAAAAAATTGTGTCACTGATAGTCCAACTGATGTAGTCGACAAGGGTGAGAAATCACTCAACATGCAGCAGGTAATCAGAAGTGTTCGGGACGAACTTCAATCACGGGCACTTCCTGAAATGTCACCTCCGCCACAAGAaccgacatctgcaaaaaaaattaagaaagacacTGCTGCTGGATTACTCAAACGAAGCATTGAACAACATGAAGAACGAAGAAGATCGAGATCAGAAGAAAGAAGAAATCTGTTGGCACAAACGAGTGCTCCAAGTGATCCTCTGTACCACTTCTTCATGTCAATGTACCAGATGACCAGATGCATGCCAGTGTCATCTCAGCATGTCATCAGAAATGACATTTTCCGTGTGGTTACAGAAATGGAGGCCTCGTTGCTGAACATTCCTGTGAGAACTAAACAGTCCAACACAGTTCAACGGCCATCATATCACGAGTTGTCCCCGTACAGTAACCAATCCCCCAGACCACCCTACTCTAGTTCATCAACTCCATCCCATTCTTTACATTCCAACAGTCCATCGCTTACTACACAAGATGGTGGTGAGTTTCAAAAAGCACTTCAACTACGGCCTTAAATCGGCATGATTTGCTCACACTTATTAATAATTTCGCTGAAAACTGAATGTTAGTAAAAATTTTGCTATTTAAATTTGCTGTACAGACGGTATTTGTGTGTTATTACAGAATATTTTGGCCATTTGAATATTATTATGTTTATTCAGTAAAGAGCTTTCTATGAACGCTAAACTGTTACCCTCTGCCATTGGTGATGGCAATATTATATTGCATACAGAAGTATAGGCAACTAGCGGACCCGGCTATACTTCTGCAGTTGCTAAATACGGATGGGAAATGTGTATACATCCTACACTATCGTCAGTGGTTTCGACTGGGCGTTATGAGTCAATCAGGACAGTGCCTTTTATATCATATAAAGACCTCACATGTTCTCAAATCTATGAAAACAATTAATCCAAGGAATAGTTACTTCAGAAAGTTCGAGGAAGCGAGAAATAtgcttttatatttatatatttaaaaaattaagccATTGCGTTCACATAAAGACTGTAATACCCTCGGTTACTTCATTTGGATATATGGTAACCCTAGTTCCAATGCTCTGAAATTTGGACACAACGTTGCACTGGACTACGCGCGTgtaaatgttgtgtcaaaatttcaaagcaatcgatcAAGAGCTTTCGGAGGTTAGTGGCTATACACAAACCAACAGAACATTTTTACATATAGAGATATATGTTAATCATAATAGCTTGCCTTAAAAACACAGCTAGTTTCTCCTTGGTTCCAATCGGCCTTGTAGCGTTGCATCCCTGTCTGTCAATTTCATTCTTGATGAGACCATGCACTTCTTGGAATTGATCACGGTTTAATCTAAAATAGTtcgtgaatttttcatcatcaaactccttagttaaagcgaattccccatgacttagtcttcttttcatgtaggcacttttttctgctttttgtttcatcaaagcgatgtaacacaccgattctgaacttatatctattaacatagcagaagtagtcgccatctctgccagagccaaagttcctcagcaaactgcgatccaacttgcgATGATTGTCGCCGTGACTCACGCTGCCGTGAGGAATTTGGCGTGAGCCCCCCTGCGTCACCTCACGGGCCTGCGTCTCATCTTTGCAGCCCGCCTTGACAGGTCAGTGAGGCAGCGTTACACAGAGTGATTTTTTTTCCttcgtgtggagccacagtcatataaaacttaCGGAAAGATACGAGCGCTATTTGCATGATGTGCTTTATTAcacgatctacactactggccattgccggccgcagtggccgagcggttaaaggcgctacagtctggaactgcacgac containing:
- the LOC126198702 gene encoding transcription factor Adf-1-like — protein: MEEKLIEAVRVRKVLYDTSHKDYLKTKLKAEKWEEVAKETDIRNGVEAKALWEKLRHSLRDALRRQQKSMKSGAPAESLKEWKFQKQMGFLQPYMASKTRKGNLNEYTDDNETTSKNCVTDSPTDVVDKGEKSLNMQQVIRSVRDELQSRALPEMSPPPQEPTSAKKIKKDTAAGLLKRSIEQHEERRRSRSEERRNLLAQTSAPSDPLYHFFMSMYQMTRCMPVSSQHVIRNDIFRVVTEMEASLLNIPVRTKQSNTVQRPSYHELSPYSNQSPRPPYSSSSTPSHSLHSNSPSLTTQDGDTCKEEEKCGKQCKCPESCKCCQSGKDDTKGSQCECKQGENAPCVCPENSCKCE